A window of Gorilla gorilla gorilla isolate KB3781 chromosome 5, NHGRI_mGorGor1-v2.1_pri, whole genome shotgun sequence genomic DNA:
gtTAAAGAAGAGTAGATGCCTTAGAGGGATTTGGGTGTGGAAACCAGGATATATGAAGATAACCATAATCCTCATAGTAAATCTGGCAATAAGGtcacatatacatatttagagAGGGAGCAGAGTAACTCAGATAAGTAATATGAATGTCTCAAAGTGGAaataatgagattataaacataaTTAGAGTCTGTTTCCTTGTTTCGATAATGTGTTCATCcatttgaaatacaaaaatccatcattctcagaaaactatcttaaggacaaaaaaccaaacaccgcatgtcctcactcgtaggtgggaattgaacaatgagaacacatggacacaggaagggaaacatcacacactggggactgttgtggggtggggggaggggggaggggtagcattaggagatatacctaatgctaaatgacgaggtaaggatgcagcacaccaacatggcacatgtatacatatgtaacaaacctgcacgttgtgcacatgtaccctaaaacttaaagtatataaaaaaaagaaatacaaaaatccccAAGGAATAAGTAGAGACTAAATTCATTACATGTAAATAGATATATTTAGAATTTAAAAGTGtatattttcattaaatgttGCAAACTTTTTTTACCTACTCTTGAGTGAAAAACATGCATCTCTGTTCCAGACTTGATCCTCAATAGTACTTTTCCAGAGTTTATACGCAGCACTGACTTCTCCATTTAATGCAGTATCCATAATCATACTCaacatcatcacaaaacgttttacATATTCCTCTCACTTTTTCGCATCTTTCAAATCTATACTTTGGTTCAAAATTGCTTCTGGCTGCAATCAAGAAAAATATCTAAAGTTATTAGTCTATTATTGATTTGTGGGTTTTCTTGctaaagaaagacaaaaactgtTCCAGTTATGAGATCATGTGTGTGCAAGTTGGAGACAATGGAACGTCAAGTTGTTTTGTAGCAGAATTTATGAATCATTTCAGAAAATGACTGAGCTACTAACATTATACTTGTACAAAATGTCTATGTCCTTATCTTGCAGCTCACATCCATACTAAACGTCAGCTGGCTCAGTCTACAGTAACAATGAGAAAGTGACACACAATTTGGTacttaattatatgtatttttgtcaGACATTtgttgtgatactttgttattgCAGCCaaaatatcagcccttctataatagttataatttattttgattctttATCTCTTTCCTATTTGAACATAGTGGTCACACAAATAGTAATCATAGAGAAACTAGAGAAGACTTCTAATGTACTAACTTCACTGATAGGGCAACTGATCGAGAAAACTCAAAACTAAAGTACTTTAGATCTACATAGAGAAACATAATTTTGTCATACACTGCCTATCTAGCAAAAAGTGGAGCCTCACATTAGTATTCTATTATAGTTTCTTGTGAACCATCTAagacaatgaaaagaaagatgttCTGAGATTCCAAAATCACAGTTTTATATTCATACATTAAACTATAGTAAATGGAGGtaaattattttgttactttAAAGTTTTATTGTTCCTAGTGATACAACTGTACTCTGAAAAT
This region includes:
- the DEFB110 gene encoding beta-defensin 110 isoform X2: MKIQLFFFILLFWVTILPARSNFEPKYRFERCEKVRGICKTFCDDVEYDYGYCIKWRSQCCV